From Miscanthus floridulus cultivar M001 chromosome 15, ASM1932011v1, whole genome shotgun sequence, the proteins below share one genomic window:
- the LOC136508375 gene encoding uncharacterized protein isoform X1, protein MDKWSLEFSVCGLFSTLHAHGHSAAITESLRPAPHRLCSQAPYLLPASRLTTASVAHPTPPHPTRRLKVSAPQPGEETALGRATTWGPACSRPAPARRPPSAAPVSPRQSLLSYFATRHFGRRRAPPGHQQISLLWITTPVMRESPPTQGEPSTSSAVDDSYSADRVEDSQLFLSVPALNQAASYLAQTASFLTQCLPVPGYVGLSEEGQELVTLPPTSASGRLSVQTSSVEPAGTDSSLGQADCGGSPSQENTGQMVPSHVFQNGASLFQGLVERARKTVRGSADDIGWLRRDQSLPTTEDGTARFLEILDSVRKNEHKLPDSVVYLLVPGLFSNHGPLYFVKTKAYFSKMGLACHIAKIHSESSVSKNAREIKEYIEEIYWGSRKRVLLLGHSKGGVDAAAALSLYWPQLKDKVAGLALAQSPYGGSPVASDILREGQLGDYVSLRKIMEILISKVLKGDLQALEDLTYERRKEFLRQHPLPQDVPIVSFHTEASITPSVLTALSHVAHLELPIAADGNSTRIPVVMPLSAAMAACSQLLVARYGEKSDGLVTRKDAEVPGSVVVRPERKLDHAWMVYSSLKEEPRDQADTSQVCEALLTLLVEVAQKRRHEMTMKDE, encoded by the exons ATGGACAAATGGTCTCTAGAGTTCAGTGTCTGCGGCCTTTTTAGCACCCTTCATG CGCACGGGCACTCAGCTGCTATAACTGAGAGTCTCAGACCCGCGCCGCATCGCCTCTGCTCCCAGGCGCCGTACCTGCTCCCAGCCTCACGCCTTACTACGGCCTCTGTCgctcaccccaccccaccccacccgaCCCGGCGTCTCAAGGTTTCGGCGCCGCAGCCCGGAGAGGAGACTGCGCTCGGTCGAGCAACCACCTGGGGCCCAGCGTGCTCGCGACCAGCTCCGGCGCGGCGTCCGCCCTCTGCAGCCCCGGTGTCCCCGCGACAGTCGCTGCTGTCCTACTTCGCCACTCGCCActttggccggcgacgagcaccaccaGGACACCAG CAGATCTCTCTTCTCTGGATAACCACACCAGTCATGAGGGAATCGCCTCCAACGCAGGGGGAGCCATCTACATCTTCTGCG GTTGATGATAGTTACTCAGCCGACAGGGTTGAAGATTCACAACTATTCCTCTCCGTACCAGCTTTAAACCAAGCTGCATCTTATCTTGCCCAGACAGCTTCATTCCTCACCCAATGCCTCCCTGTACCTGGTTATGTGG GTCTATCTGAGGAGGGCCAAGAATTAGTAACACTGCCACCTACATCGGCCTCTGGCAGGCTTTCTGTTCAGACTTCTTCAGTAGAGCCTGCTGGCACCGATTCATCCCTTGGTCAGGCAGATTGTGGTGGAAGCCCCTCTCAAGAAAACACTGGACAAATGGTGCCTTCGCATGTTTTTCAGAATGGAGCTTCACTGTTCCAAGG CCTTGTTGAGCGTGCTCGGAAAACGGTCCGTGGTTCAGCAGATGATATTGGCTGGCTCCGGCGGGATCAAAGCTTGCCTACAACTGAGGATGGGACAGCCAGATTCTTGGAGATTTTGGACTCTGTGAG AAAAAATGAGCACAAGCTACCTGATTCAGTGGTTTACTTGTTGGTTCCAG GTTTGTTTAGTAACCATGGACCGCTTTACTTTGTCAAGACAAAGGCATATTTCTCCAAGATGGGTCTAGCTTGCCATATTGCCAAAATTCATAGTGAG TCTTCAGTGAGTAAAAATGCACGAGAGATAAAGGAATACATAGAAGAAATATACTGGGGATCAAGGAAACGTGTGCTACTTCTTGGTCACAGCAAGGGCGGTGTTGATGCGGCTGCAGCCCTCTCCCTCTACTGGCCACAACTCAAAGACAAAGTCGCAGGTTTAGCATTAGCCCAAAGTCCATATGGAGGAAGCCCAGTTGCTTCTGATATCCTGCGAGAGGGGCAGCTTGGTGACTATGTCAGTCTGCGTAAGATCATGGAGATCTTGATATCCAAGGTCCTTAAG GGTGATCTGCAGGCTCTAGAAGATCTGACTTACGAAAGGCGGAAAGAATTCCTGCGACAGCACCCGTTGCCTCAGGATGTTCCAATCGTTTCGTTCCACACAGAGGCAAGCATCACTCCCAGTGTGCTCACAGCGCTCTCTCACGTTGCACACCTGGAGCTCCCGATTGCTGCCGACGGCAATTCCACCAGGATCCCAGTTGTAATGCCGCTTTCAGCCGCGATGGCAGCATGCTCGCAACTGCTGGTGGCAAGGTATGGCGAGAAGAGCGACGGTCTCGTGACGAGGAAGGACGCAGAGGTTCCTGGGTCAGTGGTGGTCCGGCCGGAGCGGAAGCTAGACCATGCGTGGATGGTGTATTCATCGTTGAAAGAAGAGCCTAGGGATCAGGCGGACACGTCGCAAGTATGCGAAGCCCTGCTGACTCTGCTTGTCGAGGTTGCGCAGAAAAGGAGGCATGAGATGACCATGAAAGACGAGTGA
- the LOC136508375 gene encoding uncharacterized protein isoform X2 yields MDKWSLEFSVCGLFSTLHAHGHSAAITESLRPAPHRLCSQAPYLLPASRLTTASVAHPTPPHPTRRLKVSAPQPGEETALGRATTWGPACSRPAPARRPPSAAPVSPRQSLLSYFATRHFGRRRAPPGHQISLLWITTPVMRESPPTQGEPSTSSAVDDSYSADRVEDSQLFLSVPALNQAASYLAQTASFLTQCLPVPGYVGLSEEGQELVTLPPTSASGRLSVQTSSVEPAGTDSSLGQADCGGSPSQENTGQMVPSHVFQNGASLFQGLVERARKTVRGSADDIGWLRRDQSLPTTEDGTARFLEILDSVRKNEHKLPDSVVYLLVPGLFSNHGPLYFVKTKAYFSKMGLACHIAKIHSESSVSKNAREIKEYIEEIYWGSRKRVLLLGHSKGGVDAAAALSLYWPQLKDKVAGLALAQSPYGGSPVASDILREGQLGDYVSLRKIMEILISKVLKGDLQALEDLTYERRKEFLRQHPLPQDVPIVSFHTEASITPSVLTALSHVAHLELPIAADGNSTRIPVVMPLSAAMAACSQLLVARYGEKSDGLVTRKDAEVPGSVVVRPERKLDHAWMVYSSLKEEPRDQADTSQVCEALLTLLVEVAQKRRHEMTMKDE; encoded by the exons ATGGACAAATGGTCTCTAGAGTTCAGTGTCTGCGGCCTTTTTAGCACCCTTCATG CGCACGGGCACTCAGCTGCTATAACTGAGAGTCTCAGACCCGCGCCGCATCGCCTCTGCTCCCAGGCGCCGTACCTGCTCCCAGCCTCACGCCTTACTACGGCCTCTGTCgctcaccccaccccaccccacccgaCCCGGCGTCTCAAGGTTTCGGCGCCGCAGCCCGGAGAGGAGACTGCGCTCGGTCGAGCAACCACCTGGGGCCCAGCGTGCTCGCGACCAGCTCCGGCGCGGCGTCCGCCCTCTGCAGCCCCGGTGTCCCCGCGACAGTCGCTGCTGTCCTACTTCGCCACTCGCCActttggccggcgacgagcaccaccaGGACACCAG ATCTCTCTTCTCTGGATAACCACACCAGTCATGAGGGAATCGCCTCCAACGCAGGGGGAGCCATCTACATCTTCTGCG GTTGATGATAGTTACTCAGCCGACAGGGTTGAAGATTCACAACTATTCCTCTCCGTACCAGCTTTAAACCAAGCTGCATCTTATCTTGCCCAGACAGCTTCATTCCTCACCCAATGCCTCCCTGTACCTGGTTATGTGG GTCTATCTGAGGAGGGCCAAGAATTAGTAACACTGCCACCTACATCGGCCTCTGGCAGGCTTTCTGTTCAGACTTCTTCAGTAGAGCCTGCTGGCACCGATTCATCCCTTGGTCAGGCAGATTGTGGTGGAAGCCCCTCTCAAGAAAACACTGGACAAATGGTGCCTTCGCATGTTTTTCAGAATGGAGCTTCACTGTTCCAAGG CCTTGTTGAGCGTGCTCGGAAAACGGTCCGTGGTTCAGCAGATGATATTGGCTGGCTCCGGCGGGATCAAAGCTTGCCTACAACTGAGGATGGGACAGCCAGATTCTTGGAGATTTTGGACTCTGTGAG AAAAAATGAGCACAAGCTACCTGATTCAGTGGTTTACTTGTTGGTTCCAG GTTTGTTTAGTAACCATGGACCGCTTTACTTTGTCAAGACAAAGGCATATTTCTCCAAGATGGGTCTAGCTTGCCATATTGCCAAAATTCATAGTGAG TCTTCAGTGAGTAAAAATGCACGAGAGATAAAGGAATACATAGAAGAAATATACTGGGGATCAAGGAAACGTGTGCTACTTCTTGGTCACAGCAAGGGCGGTGTTGATGCGGCTGCAGCCCTCTCCCTCTACTGGCCACAACTCAAAGACAAAGTCGCAGGTTTAGCATTAGCCCAAAGTCCATATGGAGGAAGCCCAGTTGCTTCTGATATCCTGCGAGAGGGGCAGCTTGGTGACTATGTCAGTCTGCGTAAGATCATGGAGATCTTGATATCCAAGGTCCTTAAG GGTGATCTGCAGGCTCTAGAAGATCTGACTTACGAAAGGCGGAAAGAATTCCTGCGACAGCACCCGTTGCCTCAGGATGTTCCAATCGTTTCGTTCCACACAGAGGCAAGCATCACTCCCAGTGTGCTCACAGCGCTCTCTCACGTTGCACACCTGGAGCTCCCGATTGCTGCCGACGGCAATTCCACCAGGATCCCAGTTGTAATGCCGCTTTCAGCCGCGATGGCAGCATGCTCGCAACTGCTGGTGGCAAGGTATGGCGAGAAGAGCGACGGTCTCGTGACGAGGAAGGACGCAGAGGTTCCTGGGTCAGTGGTGGTCCGGCCGGAGCGGAAGCTAGACCATGCGTGGATGGTGTATTCATCGTTGAAAGAAGAGCCTAGGGATCAGGCGGACACGTCGCAAGTATGCGAAGCCCTGCTGACTCTGCTTGTCGAGGTTGCGCAGAAAAGGAGGCATGAGATGACCATGAAAGACGAGTGA
- the LOC136508375 gene encoding uncharacterized protein isoform X3 gives MRESPPTQGEPSTSSAVDDSYSADRVEDSQLFLSVPALNQAASYLAQTASFLTQCLPVPGYVGLSEEGQELVTLPPTSASGRLSVQTSSVEPAGTDSSLGQADCGGSPSQENTGQMVPSHVFQNGASLFQGLVERARKTVRGSADDIGWLRRDQSLPTTEDGTARFLEILDSVRKNEHKLPDSVVYLLVPGLFSNHGPLYFVKTKAYFSKMGLACHIAKIHSESSVSKNAREIKEYIEEIYWGSRKRVLLLGHSKGGVDAAAALSLYWPQLKDKVAGLALAQSPYGGSPVASDILREGQLGDYVSLRKIMEILISKVLKGDLQALEDLTYERRKEFLRQHPLPQDVPIVSFHTEASITPSVLTALSHVAHLELPIAADGNSTRIPVVMPLSAAMAACSQLLVARYGEKSDGLVTRKDAEVPGSVVVRPERKLDHAWMVYSSLKEEPRDQADTSQVCEALLTLLVEVAQKRRHEMTMKDE, from the exons ATGAGGGAATCGCCTCCAACGCAGGGGGAGCCATCTACATCTTCTGCG GTTGATGATAGTTACTCAGCCGACAGGGTTGAAGATTCACAACTATTCCTCTCCGTACCAGCTTTAAACCAAGCTGCATCTTATCTTGCCCAGACAGCTTCATTCCTCACCCAATGCCTCCCTGTACCTGGTTATGTGG GTCTATCTGAGGAGGGCCAAGAATTAGTAACACTGCCACCTACATCGGCCTCTGGCAGGCTTTCTGTTCAGACTTCTTCAGTAGAGCCTGCTGGCACCGATTCATCCCTTGGTCAGGCAGATTGTGGTGGAAGCCCCTCTCAAGAAAACACTGGACAAATGGTGCCTTCGCATGTTTTTCAGAATGGAGCTTCACTGTTCCAAGG CCTTGTTGAGCGTGCTCGGAAAACGGTCCGTGGTTCAGCAGATGATATTGGCTGGCTCCGGCGGGATCAAAGCTTGCCTACAACTGAGGATGGGACAGCCAGATTCTTGGAGATTTTGGACTCTGTGAG AAAAAATGAGCACAAGCTACCTGATTCAGTGGTTTACTTGTTGGTTCCAG GTTTGTTTAGTAACCATGGACCGCTTTACTTTGTCAAGACAAAGGCATATTTCTCCAAGATGGGTCTAGCTTGCCATATTGCCAAAATTCATAGTGAG TCTTCAGTGAGTAAAAATGCACGAGAGATAAAGGAATACATAGAAGAAATATACTGGGGATCAAGGAAACGTGTGCTACTTCTTGGTCACAGCAAGGGCGGTGTTGATGCGGCTGCAGCCCTCTCCCTCTACTGGCCACAACTCAAAGACAAAGTCGCAGGTTTAGCATTAGCCCAAAGTCCATATGGAGGAAGCCCAGTTGCTTCTGATATCCTGCGAGAGGGGCAGCTTGGTGACTATGTCAGTCTGCGTAAGATCATGGAGATCTTGATATCCAAGGTCCTTAAG GGTGATCTGCAGGCTCTAGAAGATCTGACTTACGAAAGGCGGAAAGAATTCCTGCGACAGCACCCGTTGCCTCAGGATGTTCCAATCGTTTCGTTCCACACAGAGGCAAGCATCACTCCCAGTGTGCTCACAGCGCTCTCTCACGTTGCACACCTGGAGCTCCCGATTGCTGCCGACGGCAATTCCACCAGGATCCCAGTTGTAATGCCGCTTTCAGCCGCGATGGCAGCATGCTCGCAACTGCTGGTGGCAAGGTATGGCGAGAAGAGCGACGGTCTCGTGACGAGGAAGGACGCAGAGGTTCCTGGGTCAGTGGTGGTCCGGCCGGAGCGGAAGCTAGACCATGCGTGGATGGTGTATTCATCGTTGAAAGAAGAGCCTAGGGATCAGGCGGACACGTCGCAAGTATGCGAAGCCCTGCTGACTCTGCTTGTCGAGGTTGCGCAGAAAAGGAGGCATGAGATGACCATGAAAGACGAGTGA
- the LOC136508376 gene encoding F-box/LRR-repeat protein At3g03360-like, which yields MHHMSMERQPDRLRRRAQTTYGLVASRDNNKVSPCQQEADSQGCVAQIPRLPEDIWCYIHSLMPMRSAARAACVSRAFLRSWRCHPNLTFSARTLRSNKKEYEDDDIARDFCSKVDQILKRHSGIGVKKLNIQMCEGYNGYLDSWLQVAVKSGIEELSLKIPMIAKYSFPCSLLSNGSGDSIRYLHFTGCSFRPTTELGCLRSLTKLHLYHVSFTGDELGCLLSNSFALEVLGIRYCDGIGCLKVPCTLQCLRYLEVLGCCKLEMIESKAPNIFGFDYEGKRIQLSLGETLQMKELRLSFSGAVHYVCVELPSSMPNLKVATVSSRREINTPLLHSKYLHLKSLTILLCAATFPPAYDYFSLVSFFDGCPSLETLVLDVSQYEMEHVSIFTDPSGLRKMQGQQHHKMKTVKILGFTSAKSLVELTCHIVESMTSLECLTLETYQSSSRCFEPADKSNKCSPLPIHVLKEAQRGLLAIRMYIEPKVPAMVKLHVVETCRRCH from the exons ATGCACCACATGTCCATGGAGCGGCAGCCTGACCGCCTTCGTCGGCGAGCGCAGACCACTT ATGGGTTGGTTGCTTCACGGGATAATAATAAGGTCTCACCCTGCCAGCAAGAAGCTGATTCTCAAGGTTGTGTGGCACAGATACCTAGGCTTCCAGAG GACATCTGGTGTTATATACATTCCCTAATGCCAATGCGATCTGCTGCTCGAGCTGCCTGTGTGTCTCGTGCTTTTCTGCGTTCCTGGAGATGCCATCCCAACCTCACTTTCAGTGCCAGGACGCTGAGATCGAATAAGAAGGAATATGAAGATGATGATATTGCCAGAGATTTCTGTAGCAAAGTTGACCAGATTCTGAAAAGGCACTCAGGCATTggtgtcaagaaactcaacattcAGATGTGTGAAGGTTACAATGGTTATCTCGACAGTTGGCTCCAAGTTGCTGTTAAATCAGGAATCGAAGAACTTTCACTTAAAATACCAATGATAGCAAAATACAGCTTTCCATGCTCACTCTTATCTAATGGGAGCGGAGACTCAATCCGATACCTACACTTTACTGGTTGCTCCTTCCGTCCCACAACTGAACTTGGTTGTTTAAGAAGCCTGACAAAACTGCATCTTTATCATGTCAGTTTTACTGGGGACGAGTTAGGGTGCCTTCTCTCCAATTCTTTTGCCTTGGAGGTGTTGGGAATCAGGTATTGTGATGGGATAGGTTGCTTGAAGGTCCCTTGCACACTGCAGTGCCTAAGGTACCTAGAGGTTTTAGGTTGTTGCAAGCTGGAAATGATAGAAAGCAAAGCTCCAAATATTTTCGGCTTTGACTACGAAGGAAAGCGCATTCAACTGTCACTCGGAGAAACATTGCAAATGAAGGAGCTAAGATTGTCCTTCTCTGGCGCAGTTCATTACGTTTGTGTTGAACTTCCGTCCAGCATGCCAAACCTTAAAGTTGCCACTGTATCTTCGAGAAGAGAG ATCAATACACCATTGCTGCATAGCAAATATCTCCACCTCAAAAGCCTTACTATTTTACTTTGCGCTGCAACCTTTCCTCCGGCCTACGATTATTTTTCTCTTGTTTCCTTTTTTGATGGTTGCCCTTCCTTGGAAACTTTGGTCTTGGAT GTGTCCCAGTATGAAATGGAACACGTCTCCATATTCACGGATCCCTCAGGTCTGAGGAAGATGCAAGGGCAGCAGCACCACAAGATGAAGACAGTGAAGATCCTAGGATTCACGTCAGCAAAGAGTCTTGTTGAGCTAACATGCCATATTGTTGAGAGCATGACATCACTCGAATGCCTTACATTGGAGACCTATCAGAGTTCTTCTAGGTGCTTCGAGCCTGCTGATAAAAGTAACAAGTGCTCCCCATTGCCCATTCATGTTCTCAAGGAAGCTCAACGAGGGCTCTTGGCCATCAGGATGTACATTGAGCCTAAAGTTCCCGCTATGGTAAAGCTTCATGTTGTTGAGACTTGCCGACGATGCCATTAG
- the LOC136507165 gene encoding regulatory-associated protein of TOR 1-like — MRALAGDSASQRSDRCVLVGLGGWMVLSVGLTCEVYGPKINRSASQVCSGHFAAGFADGSVRIYDVRSPDRVVYMARPHAPRTEKVVGIGFQPGFDPYKIVSASQAGDIQFLDVRRAAEPYLTIEAHRGSLTALAVHRHAPVVASGSAKQMIKVFSLEGEQLTMIRYQPSFMGQRIGSVNCLSFHPYKSLLAAGAGDNGLVSIYAEENYK, encoded by the exons ATGCGGGCACTGGCGGGTGATAGCGCAAGCCAGAGGAGCGATCGCTGTGTCCTAGTCGGCCTGGGTGGCTGGATGGTGCTGTCTGTTGGGCTGACTTGTGAAGTATATGGGCCAAAAATAAACAGG TCTGCATCTCAGGTCTGCTCTGGGCATTTTGCTGCTGGTTTTGCTGATGGTTCTGTCAGGATATATGACGTTCGCTCTCCTGATAG GGTTGTCTATATGGCCAGGCCACATGCACCAAGAACAGAAAAGGTTGTAGGCATAGGGTTTCAACCTGGATTTGATCCATACAAG attgtaagtgcatctCAAGCTGGAGACATTCAGTTTCTCGATGTTAGAAGGGCAGCAGAACCCTACCTGACTATTGAGGCACACAGGGGTTCACTTACAGCATTAGCGGTTCATCGGCATGCCCCAGTTGTTGCTAGTGGCTCAGCCAAGCAGATGATTAAAGTGTTTAGTCTTGAAGGTGAGCAGTTGACAATGATTCGCTACCAGCCATCTTTTATGGGCCAAAGAATAGGCAGTGTAAACTGTCTTTCTTTTCACCCATACAAATCACTCCTAGCTGCTGGCGCTGGTGATAACGGCCTTGTCTCTATCTATGCTGAGGAAAATTACAAGTAA
- the LOC136508326 gene encoding double-stranded RNA-binding protein 8-like: MKERIPQEAPHRNRTLSAPRTLTLQGEGGGGAMDGGGGASPDATICIAPGPGPIVAVAPAGIRVENCYVFKSRLQEYAQKAGLPTPEYHTLKEGPSHEPVFKSTVLVNNTRYESLPGFFSRKAAEQSAAEVALMEIAMSAPVTETRSIPAVQETGLCKNLLQEYAQKMNYAIPSYICTKQASGVAPFICTVEIGGIQYIGAAARTKKEAEIKAARTALLAIQGQSEGCANGGKKYIVVPGQRSVKETDKKPTETPKPLKVKKRGPRRKWNRRKCMGMADQIVDVQKDVEGLGMLLHYDYEEARRIEYELSRDTAMVQFNKEVIMMQPGEGGDRAVQPESPRDPAKVQHDNEARSVEQDALSNAEVVKANNEAITTEHESVSAYVALRSNGDSTDVKEAPSNTSMMQREESETTMQEAPHTGERVQPN; the protein is encoded by the exons ATGAAAGAAAGGATTCCCCAAGAAGCACCGCACAGAAACAGAACCCTCTCTGCTCCTCGCACCCTCACGCTCCAaggcgaaggcggcggcggcgcgatggACGGCGGAGGCGGGGCCTCGCCCGATGCCACCATCTGCATCGCCCCTGGCCCTGGGCCCATCGTCGCGGTCGCCCCCGCCGGGATCA GGGTTGAGAACTGCTACGTGTTCAAGAGCCGGCTGCAGGAGTACGCGCAGAAGGCTGGCCTTCCGACCCCGGAGTACCACACCCTCAAGGAAGGCCCGTCCCACGAACCTGTCTTCAAGTCCACGGTGTTGGTGAACAACACCAGGTACGAGTCGCTGCCTGGGTTCTTCAGCCGGAAGGCTGCGGAGCAGTCGGCCGCGGAAGTCGCGCTCATGGAGATTGCCATGTCTGCTCCGGTGACCGAAACCCGAAGCATCCCAGCAGTT CAAGAAACTGGCCTGTGCAAGAATCTTCTTCAGGAGTATGCTCAGAAGATGAATTACGCCATTCCATCTTACATTTGCACTAAACAAGCTTCAGGTGTAGCTCCTTTCATATGCACTGTTGAGATTGGCGGCATACAATACATTGGTGCTGCAGCTAGAACAAAGAAGGAGGCAGAGATAAAAGCTGCCCGAACTGCTCTTCTTGCAATCCAGG GGCAATCAGAAGGTTGTGCAAATGGTGGCAAAAAGTACATTGTTGTTCCTGGACAAAGGTCGGTTAAGGAGACAGATAAAAAGCCAACTGAAACCCCCAAACCACTTAAAGTTAAGAAACGTGGTCCCAGAAGGAAATGGAACAGGAGGAAATGTATGGGGATGGCTGACCAAATTGTTGATGTTCAAAAGGATGTAGAGGGGCTTGGAATGCTTCTACACTACGACTATGAAGAAGCTAGAAGAATAGAATATGAGTTATCTAGAGATACTGCAATGGTCCAATTTAACAAGGAAGTTATAATGATGCAACCTGGTGAGGGAGGAGATAGGGCAGTACAACCGGAGTCACCCAGAGATCCTGCAAAGGTCCAACACGACAATGAAGCTCGAAGTGTCGAACAGGACGCACTCAGCAACGCTGAAGTCGTGAAGGCTAACAATGAAGCTATAACTACTGAGCATGAGTCAGTGAGCGCATATGTAGCATTGCGATCTAATGGGGATTCTACAGATGTGAAGGAGGCACCAAGTAATACCTCAATGATGCAGCGTGAGGAATCGGAAACCACAatgcaagaagcacctcacacTGGTGAGCGGGTTCAACCTAACTAG